A window of the Lactuca sativa cultivar Salinas chromosome 7, Lsat_Salinas_v11, whole genome shotgun sequence genome harbors these coding sequences:
- the LOC128127184 gene encoding uncharacterized protein LOC128127184 has protein sequence MSIDKSWTTNPYRNHPEFQAGLKAFIEKSKLHLDSNGKIRCACEKCDNRYFKYPTVVERHIFINGFSKAYKIWIYHGESFIPPVVLPSNEMADLIDDVMWESRENDTNLDEGTSNTRGSGVDDDFAQLLEEMETQLYTGCIFSSLEFLAKLMHIKVNNKWTDSSFDQLLELLQLAFPKGNKVPLSHYLAKKKLKSIGLGYESIHVCKNDCCLFWKEHDSLQVCPICKESRWIDKNTKGKKVPHKVLRYFPVTPRLRRLYCSRHTAKNMIWHSTRRSEDGVMIHPVDGEHWQDFDKKYPDFSSEPRNVRLGLSADGFNPFGNMCNPHSTWPVILTTYNLPPWLCMKESSFMLTLLIPGPKAPGKDMDVFLRPLVEELKHLWNSGVRIKDAATNTFFTMRAMLLWTINDWPARSSLSGWSGQGYRACATCNEDTPSYRATNKVVYIGHRRFLDANDPLRKRLDFNGMEETRPAPRHFSNDDIQEQLGRLLTRKPGKHPEHGGGEPKRQDYELNWSKRSIFFELEYWSSLQLKHNIDVMHVQKNVDESLLGTLLMNDKSKDTSNAREDLRILNIRRNEWLQKNGDKFHRPQARYSFTKSSRQLFCQFIKEVKLPDGFGSNISKKVNDTNTNIIGLKSHDHHILIQRLIPIGVRGLLDKDTYTPIVDLCTFFKQLCSRTLKVEDMRKAKVDIIAILCKLELIYPPAFFDIMVHLLLHLPDEAIAGGPVCMRWMFPFCSMYLRDVKNRPERNVDIVIEKTKFWMFESKCRPTSTTQIKTLNLTEMHNMEWFVLNSCEEVRQYIKKFKSEHPQSDEKREFQKSPEFHEELSVLAMGPQMNAYSYTACIVNGVRFMVLSRDTQRTTQNSGVLAVGEKGEKYYGQLEEIIELRYTHDYSTVLFRCKWFDTRTGVISSDSFTSIDTRREAYKDDQLIYASQAKQVFYIREPNNNHRCVVEHVNHRSIWDLPSNDDLVQNVDNVSHENVDDVDVLQNISSSDAPLFIDFSMYFQNIPRVIVDVESASEVPPPTGRVNDVSDCDTDYDDTDSDYDTEEDTEGYEEDSD, from the exons atgtctattgataaaagCTGGACTACTAATCCATATCGAAACCATCCCGAGTTCCAAGCAGGACTCAAAGCTTTTATTGAGAAGTCGAAGTTGCACCTTGATAGTAATGGTAAAATCAGATGTGCGTGTGAAAAATGTGATAACCGTTACTTCAAGTACCCGACTGTAGTTGAACGccatatatttataaatggtttCAGTAAGGCGTACAAAATTTGGATCTATCATGGTGAATCTTTTATTCCTCCCGTCGTCTTGCCAAGTAACGAAATGGCCGATTTAATCGACGATGTGATGTGGGAGTCGAGAGAAAATGATACCAAcctcgatgaaggaacctcgaatACAAGGGGTAGCGGTGTGGATGATGATTTTGCACAGTTGTTGGAAGAAATGGAAACTCAATTGTATACTGGTTGCATCTTTTCTTCCCTTGAGTTTCTAGCAAAGTTAATGCATATCAAGGTgaacaacaaatggactgatagTTCATTTGATCAACTCCTTGAGCTCTTGCAATTAGCATTTCCCAAAGGCAACAAGGTTCCCCTTTCACATTATCTAGCCAAAAAGAAACTAAAGTCTATTGGCCTGGGGTATGAGTCGATACATGTGTGTAAAAACGATTGTTGTCTCTTTTGGAAAGAACATGATTCATTGCAAGTTTGTCCCATTTGTAAAGAGAGCCGATGGATCGATAAAAACACCAAGGGTAAGAAAGTACCTCATAAGGTGTTACGGTACTTTCCTGTGACCCCTAGACTACGACGTTTATATTGTTCGAGGCACACTGCCAAAAATATGATTTGGCATAGTACCAGACGTTCAGAAGATGGTGTGATGATTCATCCTGTTGATGGGGAACATTGGCaagattttgataaaaaatacCCCGACTTCTCGAGTGAACCCCGTAACGTACGCCTAGGTCTTTCAGCTGACGGTTTCAATCCATTTGGAAACATGTGTAATCCACATAGCACATGGCCGGTCATACTCACCACATACAATCTGCCACCCTGGCTTTGTATGAAAGAGTCATCATTCATGTTGACTTTGTTGATTCCAGGACCGAAAGCTCCAGGTAAGGATATGGATGTTTTCCTTAGACCGTTGGTGGAAGAGCTTAAACATTTGTGGAACTCAGGCGTACGTATTAAAGATGCGGCGACAAACACATTCTTCACGATGAGAGCTATGTTGTTGTGGACAATAAACGATTGGCCAGCTCGTAGTAGTTTATCGGGTTGGAGTGGGCAAGGGTATAGAGCATGTGCTACTTGCAATGAAGACACTCCTTCGTACCGTGCAACAAACAAAGTCGTATATATCGGTCATCGTCGTTTCCTAGATGCTAATGATCCGTTAAGAAAGAGGTTGGACTTTAATGGGATGGAAGAGACAAGACCCGCTCCGAGACACTTTAGTAATGATGACATACAAGAGCAACTAGGTCGTCTACTAACTCGTAAACCGGGTAAACATCCTGAGCATGGAGGCGGGGAGCCAAAGCGGCAAGATTATGAGTTGAACTGGTCGAAACGAAGCATTTTCTTCGAACTCGAGTATTGGTCTTCTCTACAGTTGAAACACAACATAGATGTCATGCATGTCCAGAAAAATGTGGACGAGAGTTTGTTAGGTACTCTCCTAATGAACGATAAAAGCAAAGACACATCAAATGCACGAGAGGACTTGAGAATTCTAAACATTCGGAGAAATGAATGGTTGCAAAAAAATGGTGACAAGTTTCATAGACCCCAGGCAAGATACTCTTTCACGAAATCTAGTCGACAACTCTTTTGTCAATTTATAAAAGAGGTTAAGCTGCCGGATGGGTTTGGTTCTAACATTAGTAAGAAAGTGAACGATACCAATACTAACATTATTGGGTTGAAATCGCATGACCACCACATTCTTATTCAACGTTTGATACCGATTGGAGTAAGAGGGTTGTTAGACAAAGATACTTATACACCTATTGTAGACCTTTGTACGTTTTTCAAGCAACTTTGTTCCAGAACATTGAAGGTGGAGGATATGAGGAAAGCAAAAGTAGACATTATTGCAATCTTGTGCAAGTTAGAATTGATTTATCCTCCGGCGTTTTTTGACATTATGGTTCATTTACTTTTGCATTTACCTGATGAAGCAATTGCTGGAGGCCCGGTTTGTATGAGATGGATGTTTCCATTTTGTTCAATGTACCTTCGAGATGTAAAGAATCGTCCGGAAAGAAATGTAGATATTGTCATTGAAAAAACAAAGTTTTGGATGTTTGAGTCTAAATGTCGACCGACCAGCACAACTCAAATCAAAACTCTTAATTTAACGGAAATGCATAACATGGAATGGTTTGTATTGAATAGCTGTGAAGAAGTCAGACAGTATATCAA GAAATTCAAATCTGAGCATCCCCAAAGTGATGAAAAGAGAGAATTTC aaaaatcTCCAGAATTCCACGAAGAGTTGTCGGTTCTTGCAATGGGCCCGCAAATGAATGCCTATTCTTACACCGCATGCATAGTCAATGGTGTTAGGTTTATGGTACTTAGTCGTGACACACAACGTACAACACAAAACTCTGGGGTTTTAGCGGTGGGTGAGAAAGGCGAGAAGTATTATGGCCAGTTAGAAGAGATTATAGAGTTGAGGTATACACATGATTATTCAACTGTACTATTTCGTTGCAAGTGGTTTGATACTCGAACAGGAGTTATTTCTAGTGATAGTTTCACCAGTATCGACACACGACGCGAAGCATACAAAGATGATCAACTCATATATGCGTCACAAGCCAAACAAGTGTTCTACATCAGAGAGCCAAACAATAACCATCGGTGTGTTGTCGAGCATGTTAATCATCGAAGTATTTGGGATCTACCATCGAACGATGACCTTGTTCAAAATGTTGACAATGTCTCACACGAAAATGTAGACGATGTCGATGTACTTCAAAATATCTCTTCATCCGATGCTCCGCTTTTTATCGATTTCAGcatgtactttcaaaacattcctaGAGTCATTGTTGATGTAGAAAGTGCATCTGAAGTTCCTCCGCCAACTGGTAGAGTCAATGATGTTTCTGATTGCGATACTGATTACGATGACACCGATTCTGACTATGATACCGAAGAAGACACTGAAGGATATGAGGAAGATTCTGATTAG